Proteins encoded within one genomic window of Formosa agariphila KMM 3901:
- a CDS encoding MATE family efflux transporter, with translation MLLSQYTKEFKYNWQLAAPVMLGMLGHTFVSFVDNIMVGQLGTAELAAVSLGNSFMFIAMSIGIGFSTAITPLVAEADTANDFESGKSAFKHGLILCTILGVLLFLALYFAKPLMYLMKQPIEVVELAIPYLDLVAFSLIPLIVFQAFKQFSDGLSLTKYPMYATIIANVVNIVLNYMFIFGKFGAPAYGIVGAAYGTLASRFIMVAFIWWVLKGNKKSTDYVTNIKFFVLENSMIKRIFNLGAPSAMQMFFEVGIFTSAVWLSGLLGKNPQAANQIALNLSSMTFMVATGLSVASMVRVGNQKGLKNYHELRRIAFSLFLMGTLFAVCFALMFMLLRTELPKIYVDLSDAANFADNSEVVHIAANLLLAAAVFQISDSIQVVVLGALRGLQDVKVPTIITFISYWIIGFPISFYFGKEEQLGSFGIWLGLLAGLTSAAILLYFRFNYLTKQLILQK, from the coding sequence GTGCTTTTATCTCAATATACTAAAGAATTTAAATACAATTGGCAGCTGGCAGCGCCAGTAATGCTAGGAATGTTAGGACATACTTTTGTTAGTTTTGTCGATAACATTATGGTTGGTCAATTGGGTACGGCAGAACTGGCTGCAGTATCTTTAGGAAACAGTTTTATGTTTATTGCAATGTCTATTGGTATTGGTTTTTCTACAGCAATAACACCATTAGTGGCCGAAGCCGATACGGCTAACGATTTTGAATCTGGGAAATCGGCCTTTAAACACGGACTCATTTTGTGTACCATACTCGGTGTCTTATTATTTTTGGCACTCTATTTTGCCAAGCCATTAATGTACCTCATGAAACAACCCATAGAGGTTGTGGAGTTGGCAATCCCGTATTTAGACTTGGTGGCGTTTTCATTAATTCCATTAATTGTTTTTCAAGCCTTTAAACAATTTAGTGATGGCTTGTCTTTAACTAAATACCCAATGTATGCTACCATTATAGCAAATGTTGTGAATATTGTTTTAAACTACATGTTTATTTTCGGAAAGTTTGGAGCTCCAGCTTACGGTATTGTTGGTGCTGCATACGGTACTTTAGCATCTCGATTTATCATGGTCGCCTTTATTTGGTGGGTTTTAAAAGGGAACAAAAAGTCTACAGATTACGTTACAAACATTAAATTCTTTGTGCTAGAAAACAGCATGATAAAACGCATTTTTAACTTGGGAGCACCTAGTGCAATGCAAATGTTTTTTGAAGTAGGTATATTTACATCGGCTGTATGGTTAAGTGGTTTATTAGGTAAAAACCCTCAGGCAGCAAACCAAATTGCTTTAAACTTATCGTCTATGACTTTTATGGTCGCGACAGGATTAAGTGTAGCAAGTATGGTACGCGTTGGAAACCAAAAAGGACTCAAGAATTATCATGAATTAAGACGTATTGCATTTTCATTATTTTTAATGGGCACATTATTCGCCGTTTGCTTTGCATTGATGTTTATGCTATTGCGTACAGAATTACCTAAAATTTATGTAGATTTAAGCGATGCTGCAAACTTTGCCGATAACTCCGAGGTGGTTCATATCGCTGCGAATTTATTACTTGCGGCAGCTGTTTTCCAGATTAGTGATAGTATTCAAGTTGTTGTCTTAGGTGCCTTACGTGGCTTACAAGATGTAAAAGTACCTACTATTATTACATTTATATCGTATTGGATTATAGGTTTCCCTATTAGTTTTTACTTCGGAAAAGAAGAACAATTAGGAAGCTTTGGGATTTGGTTAGGACTTTTAGCAGGATTAACTTCGGCAGCAATTTTACTTTATTTTAGATTTAATTATCTAACAAAACAATTAATTTTACAAAAATAA
- a CDS encoding S8 family serine peptidase: MASKLLFLLFICVQLQVYGQQDAWVYFSDKENVETSLANPITILSQKAIDRKQRHGVIIDARDVPVNATYITALKAQENILVLAKSKWFNAVHVRGSEVAITALLNFPFVSEISFADKTLAATNKSQNEETFSEVASVSEFVYGNTLNQVEMIHVNTLHENDYTGVGITIAVLDSGFPNVNTIGAFQNLRNNNNLLGSYDFVERDNDVYADTQDEHGTWVLSTMAGYIENEFVGTAPDASYYLFRTEDGASENPVEESLWVEAAERADSLGVDIINTSLGYKTYDNPNYNHTDADLDGLTTFITKGASIASEKGILVVSSSGNSGASGVGAPADSEAVFSVGAVNASGAYAYFSSQGSDIQPSIKPDVTAQGLGSVVVSKTNTIQTLNGTSFSSPIIAGGLACLWQALPNLTHTELKQLVRESSSQYTTPDYLLGYGIPNLATALGALGIENQAQELELLMYPNPTTNKVYFKKDASYTELHVVVFNVLGTQILERTLKQQEALDVSTFSEGVYVLQISALDKITTKKLIKINAK; this comes from the coding sequence ATGGCTTCAAAATTACTGTTTTTACTTTTTATTTGTGTTCAGCTACAGGTTTATGGGCAACAAGATGCTTGGGTTTATTTTTCTGATAAAGAGAATGTAGAGACTTCCCTTGCTAATCCTATAACTATTTTAAGTCAGAAAGCAATTGATAGAAAACAGCGTCATGGTGTTATTATAGATGCTCGAGATGTTCCTGTTAACGCAACGTATATTACAGCACTAAAGGCTCAAGAAAATATTTTAGTATTAGCGAAATCGAAATGGTTTAATGCCGTTCATGTTCGCGGCAGTGAAGTTGCTATAACGGCCTTGTTAAATTTCCCGTTTGTGTCTGAAATTAGCTTTGCGGATAAAACCTTAGCTGCAACGAATAAAAGCCAAAACGAAGAAACGTTCTCTGAAGTCGCTTCTGTGTCAGAATTTGTATACGGAAATACACTGAATCAGGTTGAAATGATTCACGTTAATACTTTACATGAAAACGATTATACAGGAGTAGGAATAACAATTGCCGTTTTAGACTCAGGTTTTCCTAATGTAAATACTATTGGGGCATTTCAAAATTTAAGAAACAATAATAACCTTCTTGGTAGCTACGATTTTGTGGAAAGAGATAACGATGTGTATGCCGATACTCAAGACGAACATGGTACTTGGGTGTTAAGTACTATGGCAGGTTATATTGAAAATGAATTTGTTGGTACAGCTCCAGATGCCTCGTATTATTTATTTAGAACAGAAGATGGTGCTAGCGAAAATCCTGTAGAGGAAAGCTTATGGGTTGAAGCTGCAGAACGAGCCGATAGCTTGGGTGTAGATATTATAAACACTTCTTTAGGATATAAAACTTACGATAATCCGAATTATAATCATACAGATGCCGACTTAGATGGGCTGACTACTTTTATTACTAAAGGTGCATCTATTGCTTCCGAAAAAGGAATTCTAGTTGTTAGTTCTTCAGGGAATTCAGGAGCATCTGGAGTTGGTGCTCCAGCAGATTCTGAAGCCGTATTTTCGGTAGGAGCGGTTAATGCTTCAGGAGCTTATGCTTATTTTAGTTCGCAAGGTTCAGATATTCAACCCTCAATAAAACCAGATGTTACTGCCCAAGGTCTAGGTAGTGTTGTGGTAAGTAAAACAAATACAATTCAAACTTTAAATGGCACGTCATTTAGCTCTCCCATTATTGCTGGTGGTTTAGCGTGTTTATGGCAAGCATTACCAAATTTAACACATACAGAACTTAAGCAATTGGTAAGAGAATCGTCGTCTCAATATACAACACCAGATTATTTACTAGGTTACGGAATACCAAATTTAGCAACAGCATTAGGAGCATTAGGAATAGAAAATCAGGCGCAGGAGCTAGAATTGCTTATGTATCCAAATCCAACGACCAATAAAGTATATTTTAAAAAGGATGCTTCGTATACCGAACTCCATGTTGTAGTATTTAATGTTTTAGGAACACAGATTTTAGAACGTACTTTAAAACAGCAAGAAGCGTTAGATGTATCAACTTTTTCTGAAGGGGTATATGTGTTACAGATTTCAGCATTAGATAAGATAACGACAAAAAAACTTATAAAAATTAATGCAAAATAG
- a CDS encoding NAD(P)H-dependent flavin oxidoreductase has protein sequence MQNRITKLFGVTYPIIQAGMIWNSGWRLASAASNSGILGLIGAGSMYPEVLREHIQKCKKATDKPFGVNIPMLYPNIEELMDIVVEEDVKIVFTAAGNPKTWTSWLKDRGIIVVHVVSSVKFALKAQAAGVDAVVAEGFEAGGHNGRDETTTFTLIPMVKEQLEIPLIAAGGIATGRGMLAAMVLGADAVQIGSRFVASEESSAHTRFKDTVITTKEGDTQLTLKELAPVRLIKNKFYNEVQELYQKGTTADELKHFLGRGRSKRGMFEGDLEDGELEIGQVAGLIHNIQPVSEIVSEIITEFEQAKRNISAL, from the coding sequence ATGCAAAATAGAATCACTAAATTATTTGGGGTAACATATCCAATAATTCAAGCCGGAATGATTTGGAATTCAGGTTGGCGTTTAGCTTCTGCAGCAAGTAATTCAGGAATTTTAGGATTAATTGGTGCCGGTTCTATGTATCCAGAAGTTTTGCGAGAGCACATCCAGAAATGTAAGAAAGCGACAGACAAACCATTTGGAGTTAATATTCCGATGTTATATCCAAACATTGAAGAGCTTATGGATATTGTTGTTGAAGAAGATGTGAAAATTGTTTTTACTGCTGCAGGAAATCCCAAAACATGGACCTCGTGGTTAAAAGACCGTGGTATTATTGTGGTTCATGTGGTGAGTAGTGTAAAGTTTGCGTTAAAAGCACAAGCTGCTGGTGTAGATGCTGTAGTTGCTGAAGGATTTGAAGCCGGAGGACACAATGGGCGTGATGAAACTACAACGTTTACTTTAATACCTATGGTGAAGGAACAATTAGAAATTCCATTAATAGCCGCTGGAGGTATTGCTACAGGACGAGGCATGTTGGCAGCAATGGTTTTAGGTGCAGACGCTGTACAGATAGGTAGCCGATTTGTGGCTAGCGAAGAATCATCGGCACACACTCGTTTTAAAGATACTGTAATCACTACTAAAGAAGGCGATACACAACTGACTTTAAAAGAACTTGCGCCAGTACGTTTAATAAAAAATAAGTTTTATAATGAAGTGCAGGAGCTATATCAAAAAGGGACGACTGCAGACGAATTGAAACACTTTCTAGGACGCGGACGTTCTAAACGCGGAATGTTTGAAGGCGATTTGGAAGATGGCGAATTGGAGATTGGTCAGGTTGCAGGATTAATTCATAATATTCAACCAGTTTCAGAAATCGTTTCAGAAATTATAACCGAATTCGAACAGGCAAAGAGAAATATTTCGGCTTTATAA
- a CDS encoding ArnT family glycosyltransferase has translation MIKIIEKHPIAAICILVALMMLPNLHVMQVTIMEARNFISAREMITDNHWLLTTMNGEARYQKPPLPTWLSAISAAVFGLNVFALRLPTVFMIMVIGVYIYKLSFVILKNNVHSLVNACIAFTSFYIVGITIEAPWDIYAHGFMTIAIYHFYLLFQKENKYWKHTLIAGICLGLSFLSKGPVSLYALFLPFLLAYSFTYKFKTFRPKTFSIFSALILMIGIGGWWFIYVRYMDPETFTHITTKETSNWGSYNIRPFYYYWSFFTQSGIWTIPAFIGLLFPYLKSRVRNLKAYKFSFYWTIFAVILLSVIPEKKSRYLMPVLIPLAINTGFYIDYLFQRFRTLQNKKETFPVYFNFGLIATIGLAFPIIAYLGLKDNLNGFWIQYGLASIVLLTLGVFIFINLKNKAIKNVFFLTVLFFAAIFVVGLPLYKSMVPSHYSDIKQLHTAVTEKEMSLYGINYVAPEMIWMYGDIVPYIEKTNNQFQFPKANRFGLLAHDLTDADKQIISSHYTMEYVRTYDINMSDASSSKHNSRLVNEYYILTKK, from the coding sequence ATGATTAAAATTATAGAAAAACATCCCATTGCAGCCATTTGTATATTGGTAGCACTTATGATGCTTCCAAATTTACATGTCATGCAAGTCACCATTATGGAGGCTAGAAACTTTATTTCTGCTCGCGAAATGATTACAGATAACCATTGGCTACTAACCACAATGAACGGTGAAGCTAGGTACCAAAAACCACCTTTACCAACATGGTTATCGGCCATATCTGCGGCTGTCTTTGGACTAAACGTTTTTGCTCTTAGATTACCTACTGTTTTCATGATTATGGTAATTGGAGTTTATATATACAAATTATCTTTTGTCATTTTAAAAAACAACGTTCACAGTTTAGTCAATGCGTGTATTGCGTTTACGTCATTTTATATTGTAGGTATTACTATTGAAGCGCCTTGGGATATTTATGCTCATGGATTTATGACGATTGCTATTTATCATTTCTATCTCCTTTTTCAAAAAGAAAACAAATATTGGAAACATACTCTTATAGCAGGAATTTGTTTAGGACTTTCTTTTTTAAGTAAAGGACCTGTCTCGTTATATGCCTTGTTTTTACCATTTCTATTGGCCTACAGCTTTACATATAAATTCAAAACCTTTAGACCTAAAACCTTTTCTATTTTTAGTGCATTAATTTTAATGATTGGTATTGGGGGCTGGTGGTTTATATATGTAAGATATATGGATCCTGAAACATTTACACACATTACCACTAAAGAAACAAGCAATTGGGGCAGTTATAATATAAGACCTTTTTATTATTATTGGAGCTTCTTTACCCAAAGTGGTATTTGGACGATACCAGCATTTATAGGTTTGCTTTTTCCTTATTTAAAATCTAGAGTACGAAATTTAAAAGCGTATAAATTCAGTTTTTATTGGACCATTTTTGCAGTGATTTTACTGTCTGTAATTCCAGAAAAAAAATCAAGATATCTTATGCCAGTTTTAATTCCTTTGGCAATAAATACAGGTTTCTATATCGATTATTTATTTCAACGTTTTAGAACTTTGCAAAACAAAAAAGAAACGTTTCCTGTATATTTTAATTTCGGATTGATTGCAACTATTGGCCTGGCGTTTCCTATTATTGCTTATTTAGGCTTGAAAGATAATTTAAACGGATTCTGGATACAATATGGACTGGCTTCCATAGTACTGTTAACACTTGGTGTATTCATTTTTATAAACTTGAAAAACAAAGCCATTAAAAACGTATTTTTTCTAACGGTTTTATTTTTCGCCGCCATTTTTGTTGTAGGGCTACCGCTGTATAAATCAATGGTTCCGTCTCATTATTCAGATATTAAACAATTACATACAGCTGTTACAGAAAAAGAGATGTCTCTATATGGCATAAACTATGTCGCACCAGAAATGATATGGATGTATGGTGATATTGTGCCTTATATTGAAAAAACTAATAATCAGTTTCAATTTCCTAAAGCAAACCGCTTCGGACTTCTAGCACATGATTTAACCGATGCAGATAAACAAATAATAAGTTCACATTACACTATGGAATATGTAAGAACTTATGATATAAATATGTCGGATGCATCATCTAGCAAGCACAACTCTAGACTTGTAAATGAGTATTATATACTAACTAAAAAGTAG
- a CDS encoding phosphatase PAP2 family protein, which yields MFDQLVNADAELFLYLNNLGSEGWDPFWLMVTDKLYSIPLYALLLFLIYKYRGVQTLLVSIVVIVLMITFTDQFTNLIKHTVERTRPCRTEGVMEYMRFVAERCGRFGFFSGHSSNSMAAAIFSGLLLKPYYKNLIYFLIAWSMLLAYSRIYVGVHYPLDIICGMSFGVLTGYGFYKLCLYILKRRNISTF from the coding sequence ATGTTCGACCAACTTGTAAATGCCGATGCAGAGCTGTTTCTGTACTTAAACAATTTAGGTTCCGAAGGATGGGACCCATTTTGGTTAATGGTAACAGATAAGCTGTATTCTATACCGCTATACGCTTTGTTATTATTTTTAATTTACAAGTATAGAGGTGTACAAACCTTGTTGGTATCTATTGTTGTAATTGTCTTAATGATTACATTTACAGATCAATTTACCAATTTAATTAAGCATACAGTAGAGCGTACAAGACCTTGTAGAACAGAAGGTGTTATGGAGTATATGCGTTTTGTAGCAGAGCGCTGCGGACGATTTGGATTCTTCTCAGGCCATTCTTCTAACTCCATGGCTGCAGCTATTTTTTCAGGCTTACTTTTAAAGCCCTATTATAAAAATCTAATTTATTTTTTAATTGCTTGGAGTATGCTTCTGGCATATAGTAGAATATATGTAGGCGTGCATTACCCTTTAGATATTATTTGTGGAATGAGTTTTGGAGTACTTACAGGCTACGGATTTTATAAACTGTGCTTATATATTTTAAAACGTAGAAATATATCTACTTTTTAG
- a CDS encoding lipid-A-disaccharide synthase N-terminal domain-containing protein encodes MSNWIIYTIGFIAQILFSSRLVIQWITSEKKRKVITPTLFWTLSLIASFLLFVYGYLRQDFAIMLGQSLTYYIYIRNLQLQNQWKKFPKLVQWFLLVIPILIVIYYYNNNKIDITLLFNNNDIPVWLLVLGIVSQIVFTLRFIYQWFYSEKKKESTLPFGFWALSLAGSILILIYAILRKDPVLFTGHILGAIIYIRNLVLIKKYHD; translated from the coding sequence ATGAGCAATTGGATTATATACACTATAGGATTTATTGCACAAATCTTATTTTCTTCAAGATTAGTAATACAATGGATTACGTCGGAAAAAAAACGTAAAGTTATTACACCTACGCTTTTTTGGACGTTAAGTTTAATAGCTTCATTCCTTTTATTTGTGTATGGATATTTAAGGCAAGATTTTGCCATTATGTTAGGCCAAAGCTTAACCTACTATATTTATATACGGAATCTTCAGCTTCAAAACCAATGGAAAAAATTTCCGAAACTTGTACAGTGGTTTTTACTTGTTATACCTATACTTATCGTAATATATTATTACAATAATAATAAAATAGACATCACGTTATTATTTAACAACAACGATATTCCGGTGTGGTTATTAGTCTTAGGAATAGTATCTCAAATTGTATTTACGTTACGGTTTATTTATCAGTGGTTTTACTCCGAAAAGAAAAAAGAATCTACCTTACCATTTGGTTTTTGGGCGTTAAGTTTAGCAGGTTCAATTCTTATTTTAATTTACGCTATTTTACGTAAAGACCCCGTGTTATTTACAGGACATATACTTGGCGCAATTATTTATATTCGAAATTTAGTTTTAATAAAGAAATATCATGATTAA
- the mnmA gene encoding tRNA 2-thiouridine(34) synthase MnmA, with protein MKRVIVGLSGGVDSSVAAYLLQQQGYEVIGLFMKNWHDDSVTISDECPWLDDSNDAMLVAEKLGIPFQTVDLSEQYKERIVDYMFKEYENGRTPNPDVLCNREIKFDVFMKIALDLGADYVATGHYCRRGVTNEGGEETYQLLAGADGNKDQSYFLCQLSQEQLSKALFPIGELIKPEVRKIAAELDLVTAEKKDSQGLCFIGKVRLPEFLQQQLKPKEGVIVEIDKDNDLYKNTQTTFASKLDELEYLTTKKVYAVTDGKIVGKHQGAHYFTKGQRKGLGVGGTVEPLFVIDTDVTENVIYTGQGHAHPGLFKSALFVTNEEEHWIREDLQLDSGKTMDVMARIRYRQPLQKAKLYKVDSGLYVEFEDPQSAITEGQFVAWYLEDELVGSGVIS; from the coding sequence ATGAAACGAGTAATTGTTGGACTTTCGGGTGGTGTAGATTCTAGTGTTGCAGCGTATTTATTACAGCAACAAGGCTATGAAGTTATCGGACTTTTTATGAAAAATTGGCACGATGACTCTGTTACCATTTCAGACGAATGTCCGTGGTTAGACGATAGCAACGACGCCATGTTGGTTGCCGAAAAATTAGGTATTCCTTTTCAAACTGTCGATTTAAGCGAACAGTATAAAGAACGCATCGTCGATTATATGTTTAAGGAATACGAAAATGGTCGTACTCCAAACCCAGATGTGCTTTGTAATCGAGAGATTAAGTTTGATGTATTTATGAAAATTGCATTAGACTTAGGCGCAGATTACGTTGCAACAGGACATTACTGTAGAAGAGGTGTAACTAATGAAGGCGGAGAAGAAACCTACCAACTTTTGGCAGGTGCAGATGGGAATAAAGACCAATCGTATTTTTTATGCCAATTATCACAGGAACAATTATCTAAAGCGTTATTTCCAATTGGCGAATTAATTAAGCCTGAAGTACGTAAAATTGCTGCCGAATTAGATTTAGTAACTGCAGAGAAGAAAGATTCTCAAGGCTTATGTTTTATTGGTAAAGTACGTTTACCAGAATTTCTTCAACAACAATTAAAACCAAAAGAAGGGGTTATTGTAGAGATTGATAAAGACAATGATTTATATAAAAATACACAGACCACATTTGCATCAAAATTAGATGAACTTGAATACTTAACTACAAAAAAAGTATATGCCGTTACCGACGGAAAAATTGTGGGTAAACATCAAGGAGCACATTATTTTACTAAAGGTCAGCGTAAAGGTTTAGGTGTTGGTGGTACAGTAGAGCCTTTATTTGTTATCGATACCGATGTTACTGAAAATGTGATTTATACAGGTCAGGGGCATGCGCATCCTGGATTATTTAAATCGGCACTTTTTGTAACAAACGAAGAGGAACATTGGATTCGTGAAGATTTACAATTAGATAGTGGCAAAACTATGGATGTTATGGCACGAATCCGCTATAGACAACCTTTACAAAAAGCAAAATTATATAAAGTTGACAGTGGATTATATGTGGAGTTTGAAGACCCGCAATCTGCTATTACCGAAGGACAATTTGTAGCGTGGTACTTAGAAGATGAATTAGTAGGTTCAGGAGTTATTTCTTAA
- a CDS encoding toxin-antitoxin system YwqK family antitoxin, which translates to MKNVFAFLLMCVVSTVMAQSVNQFDANGKRDGVWKKNFDKTKVLRYEGQFSHGKEVGTFKFYKKVGNKAVLSAVKEFNADNDIAKVQFLTSSGKVISKGKMNGKLYIGDWVYYHKNSDKIMITEFYNENGKLEGERLVYYDNGKLAERAFYKNGLLNGTSTWYSEEEIVLKEFNYVNDKLQGMSKYYDLEGKLLAEGAFKNDKKDGIWNFYKNGELDDTKDFTNYSNNPYKQ; encoded by the coding sequence ATGAAAAATGTATTTGCCTTTTTATTAATGTGTGTTGTAAGTACAGTTATGGCACAAAGTGTAAATCAGTTCGATGCCAACGGAAAACGCGATGGTGTCTGGAAAAAGAATTTCGATAAAACTAAAGTGTTACGTTACGAAGGTCAGTTTTCTCACGGGAAAGAAGTAGGGACCTTTAAGTTCTATAAGAAAGTAGGAAATAAAGCTGTATTGTCTGCTGTTAAAGAATTTAATGCAGATAACGATATTGCTAAAGTTCAGTTTTTAACTTCTTCAGGTAAAGTGATTAGTAAAGGAAAAATGAATGGGAAGTTATATATCGGAGATTGGGTGTACTACCATAAAAACTCTGATAAAATTATGATTACCGAATTTTATAATGAAAACGGAAAACTTGAAGGCGAACGCTTAGTGTATTACGACAACGGAAAACTTGCCGAACGTGCCTTCTATAAAAATGGTTTATTAAACGGAACATCGACCTGGTATTCCGAAGAAGAGATTGTGCTTAAAGAGTTTAATTATGTTAACGATAAGTTGCAAGGGATGTCTAAATACTACGACTTAGAAGGAAAATTATTAGCAGAAGGCGCTTTTAAAAACGATAAAAAAGATGGGATCTGGAATTTCTATAAAAATGGAGAATTAGACGATACCAAGGATTTTACTAATTATAGTAATAATCCATACAAACAATAA
- the yidC gene encoding membrane protein insertase YidC: protein MEEKKLDLNSVIGFILIFGILMFMLWQNQPTPEELEAQEQAKQEQVEAEKKAEIKTETFETSTEDFSVTSATDSLKLEGLKNKLGAFAYSSTLPSASNKETRVETELFDLKFSNKGGFLSEVRLKKFDNYDSLPVYLIKDKNIGFNINFGTTDSRILNTQDLYFEPTISENGDNTVVSMKLKVSESKYLEYRYELKPDNYMMDFTIRSQGLSDVVNSSQGVNLDWKQKMIRGDKSVEYENRYTRLTYQHDGGKIDKLSPTSDDDDVEEDVTWLSYRQHFFSSILVSEKPFKTVDLISENLLESGDDDAEFTKLYSSKIPLELQGGELNAPLKFYFGPTDNTVLRQYDYSLDDSIPFGWGIFGWINRYVFVPLFSFLSGLMPYGFAIVVMTILVRIVMSPVTYKSYLSQAKMKILKPEINEINEKYKDNAMKKQQATMALYSKAGASPMAGCLPGLLQLPVFYALFQFFPSAFDLRHKSFLWADDLSSYDTIAELPFKIPFYGDHISLFPILASVAIFFYMKMTTGQQAASQPTQEGMPDMQKMMKYMIYFSPIMMLVFFNNYASGLSLYYFVSNLITIGIMLVIKNFIIDEDKIHAKIQENKKKPKKENRFQKKMKDMMEQAEQQKQMQNRKK from the coding sequence ATGGAAGAAAAGAAATTAGACCTGAATTCGGTCATAGGATTTATCCTAATCTTTGGAATTTTAATGTTTATGCTTTGGCAAAATCAGCCAACTCCAGAAGAGTTAGAAGCTCAGGAGCAAGCAAAACAAGAACAAGTTGAAGCAGAGAAGAAAGCTGAAATTAAAACTGAAACTTTTGAAACTTCAACCGAAGATTTTTCAGTAACATCGGCTACAGATTCTTTAAAACTAGAAGGTCTTAAAAACAAATTAGGAGCTTTTGCTTATTCTTCAACTTTACCTTCAGCTTCAAATAAGGAAACTAGAGTTGAAACTGAATTATTCGATTTAAAATTTAGTAATAAAGGCGGGTTCTTATCTGAAGTTCGTCTTAAAAAATTCGATAATTACGATTCTCTACCTGTATATCTTATAAAAGATAAAAACATTGGGTTCAACATTAATTTCGGAACTACAGATAGTCGTATTTTAAATACTCAAGATTTATATTTCGAGCCAACAATTTCTGAAAACGGTGATAACACTGTAGTTTCTATGAAACTTAAGGTGTCGGAATCTAAATATTTAGAATACCGTTACGAGCTTAAACCAGATAATTACATGATGGATTTCACCATCCGTTCTCAAGGTTTAAGCGATGTGGTTAACAGCTCGCAAGGTGTTAATTTAGATTGGAAACAAAAAATGATTCGTGGTGATAAAAGTGTGGAATACGAAAATCGTTATACACGTTTAACGTATCAGCATGATGGTGGTAAAATCGATAAGCTAAGTCCTACTAGCGACGACGACGATGTTGAAGAAGATGTTACGTGGTTATCTTATAGACAACATTTCTTTAGTTCAATTTTAGTATCAGAAAAGCCTTTTAAAACTGTTGATTTAATTTCAGAAAACTTATTAGAAAGTGGAGATGATGATGCTGAATTTACAAAATTATACTCGTCTAAAATTCCTTTAGAACTTCAAGGCGGAGAACTTAACGCGCCTTTAAAATTCTATTTCGGACCAACAGATAATACAGTTCTTAGACAATATGATTATAGTTTAGACGATAGTATTCCATTTGGTTGGGGTATTTTTGGATGGATTAACCGTTATGTATTTGTTCCATTATTTAGCTTTTTAAGTGGTTTGATGCCTTACGGTTTTGCTATTGTAGTTATGACTATTTTGGTGAGAATTGTAATGTCTCCAGTAACTTATAAATCGTATTTATCTCAGGCTAAGATGAAAATTCTTAAACCAGAGATAAACGAAATCAACGAGAAGTATAAAGATAATGCCATGAAAAAGCAACAAGCTACAATGGCGTTATATAGCAAAGCAGGAGCAAGCCCTATGGCTGGATGTTTACCTGGATTATTGCAGCTTCCGGTATTCTATGCGTTATTTCAGTTTTTCCCGTCGGCATTCGATTTAAGACATAAAAGTTTCCTTTGGGCAGACGATTTATCTTCTTACGATACGATTGCAGAATTACCATTTAAGATTCCGTTTTATGGAGATCATATTAGTTTATTCCCAATATTAGCGTCTGTTGCCATATTCTTTTATATGAAAATGACAACGGGACAACAAGCTGCATCTCAGCCAACACAAGAAGGTATGCCAGATATGCAGAAAATGATGAAATATATGATTTATTTCTCTCCAATCATGATGTTAGTTTTCTTTAATAATTACGCATCTGGATTGAGTTTGTATTATTTTGTATCTAACTTAATTACAATAGGAATTATGTTAGTGATTAAAAACTTCATTATTGATGAAGATAAAATCCACGCTAAAATTCAAGAGAATAAAAAGAAGCCTAAGAAGGAAAATCGCTTTCAGAAGAAAATGAAAGATATGATGGAGCAGGCAGAACAGCAGAAACAAATGCAAAATCGCAAAAAATAA